A portion of the Aphelocoma coerulescens isolate FSJ_1873_10779 chromosome 11, UR_Acoe_1.0, whole genome shotgun sequence genome contains these proteins:
- the CLEC3A gene encoding C-type lectin domain family 3 member A encodes MAQTGLTIFLLISLLLLDQTISQASKLKARKHSKRRVKEKDDLKTQIDKLWREVNALKEIQALQTVCLRGTKAHKKCYLMSEGTKHFHEANEDCIAKGGTLAIPRNNDETNILRDYGKKSAPRVSEFWLGVTDMVSEGRFVDVSGMALQYFNWDRAQPNGGKRENCVFLSQSSQGKWVDEVCRTAKRYICEFLIP; translated from the exons ATGGCACAAACTGGACTTACGATTTTTCTACTCATCAGCTTACTACTGCTGGATCAGACCATCAGCCAGGCTTCCAAACTCAAAGCCAGGAAGCACAGCAAACGTAGAGTGAAAG AAAAAGATGACCTGAAGACCCAGATTGACAAACTGTGGCGAGAAGTAAATGCTCTGAAGGAAATACAAGCACTCCAGACAG TGTGTCTTCGTGGGACCAAGGCCCATAAGAAGTGCTACCTCATGTCAGAAGGCACCAAACATTTCCATGAAGCCAATGAAGACTGCATAGCCAAGGGTGGGACACTGGCTATCCCGAGGAATAACGACGAAACAAACATTCTCCGAGATTACGGCAAGAAAAGCGCGCCCCGAGTGTCCGAGTTCTGGCTGGGTGTCACTGACATGGTCAGTGAAGGGAGGTTTGTTGATGTCAGTGGCATGGCTCTGCAGTACTTCAACTGGGACCGTGCCCAGCCCAACGGGGGCAAGCGTGAAAACTGTGTCTTTTTGTCTCAGTCATCCCAAGGCAAGTGGGTGGATGAAGTTTGCCGCACTGCCAAGAGATACATTTGTGAATTCCTGATCCCATAA